AAAGGATAACCTGCCCGTGGGCCTGCAGATTTTAGGCAGGCATTTTGACGAAAAAACAATTCTTGAAATCGGACATAATTATGAGCAATCCACAGACTGGCATCTAAAATATCCGGGTGTTTGAAATGGTTATCAGAAAGAGAGAAATTTTTTTTCAAACTGCGATTTTTATAGCGTTGTTCAGCGCGTCCGTCACTAAATACGCTTATATTCAAAGGAAAATAGTTTACAATGACCTCAATAAAGAGGTTATGGAAAATGTTTACTCTTTTCCCGGGGAAGTAGGCCTCTATATCAAGGATTTGAAAACCGGTGCCGTCATTACCTACAACGAGGACAAGAAATTTGCCAGCGCCAGCCTGGTAAAATTGCCTATAATGGTGGCTACATATCAGGCAGTTGAGGATGGCAATATTACTCTAAAGGAGCAGTTAATCCTTACCCGCAGTTTAAAGGCGGCGGGCTCGGGCACTTTAAAAAGCTGCCGGAGGGGAAGCAAATTTTGTATTTATGATCTTATTTATCATATGATAACCGAAAGCGACAACACAGCAACCAATATGATTTCAAATAAATTGGGCTATGGATATATAAATTGGGTTTTTAAGAATAAACTTAACCTGCAAGTTACCCGCATGGACCGCGGGATAATGGACTTGAAAATGCGCAGGTACGGCGTTGAAAATTACACGACTGCCAGAGAAATGGGCGATATTCTTGAAAAAATGTATAATAAACAACTCGTTTCTGAAAAAGCTTCCGAAGAAATGCTTACCATCCTGCAGCAACAGAAACACAAAGACCGAATACGCAGGTTTTTACCTAAGGATCTGAATGTTGCTAATAAAACCGGGCTTTTAAGAGACATCTGCCATGATGCGGGAATAGTGTTTACGGATAAAGGCGATTTTATTGTCTGCGTTTTAACCAGCGATTTTGGTTCTTACAAATTAGCAAAAAATCTTATAGGCGAAGTGGCCTATAAAACATACAGGTGTTATTGAAGGCGGATTATTGGGGAAGGTTGCTTTTGAATTTTCAGCGGGCGGCTTGGTAATCGACAGAAACAAAATTTTGATGATCAGAGTTGAAAATCTCCAAAAAGAAATAGTCTGGACTTTTCCCAAAGGGCATATAGAGAAAAAAGAGACCGCGCAGGAAGCCGCGCTGAGGGAAGTAGTAGAAGAAACAGGATATAACTGCGAAATATTAAAAAATATTGATTCGGTGCAATATTGGTTTAAAGATAAAGAAAAATTGATTAAGAAAACAGTAAAATGGTTTTTGATGAAGCCGCTGGAAAAAATCAAGGAACCTGATTCAGAAATATTGGAAATACGCTGGCAGGAGTTCAGGGAAGCGGAAAAAAACTTAAACTATAAAAACGATAAAGAACTTTTAAAGAAAGCGATAAATCAAAATGTATAAACCGGTAATAGGATTGGAAGTCCACGTCCAGCTTAAAACAAAATCAAAAATGTTTTGCGGCTGTTCTACGGAATTCGGTTCACAGCCAAATACCAATATTTGCCCGGTATGTTCGGGTCAGCCCGGTGTTTTGCCCGTTGCAAATAAAAAAGCGATTGAGTTCAGTTTAAAAACCGCTCTTGCGCTGGGTTGTAAAATAAATTATTTTTCTATTTTTGCCAGAAAGAATTATTTTTACCCGGACCTTCCTAAAGATTATCAGATAACACAGTATGAGGAACCTTTCGGTTATGATGGTTTTGTGGAAATAGGGGCTAAAAAAATCAGGGTAAAACGAGTCCATCAGGAAGAAGACACGGGTAAATTGCTCCATGCTATAGGTTCCAGGGAGCTGGATTATTCACTGGTGGATTTTAACCGCTGCGGTATTCCTTTGATGGAAATAGTGTCTGAACCTGATATGTATTCACCCGAAGAAGCTTACGCTTACCTTTCAACTTTAAAAACAATTTTACAATACCTGGAAATTTCAGATTGTGACATGGAAAAAGGGTCGCTGCGCTGCGACGCTAATGTATCCGTGATGAAAGCCGATGCTGATGAACTTGGCACAAAAACGGAAATAAAAAACATGAATTCGTTTAAAGCAGTCAGGGAAGCTCTCGATTACGAAATAAAAAGGCAAATTCAGGTGCTTCAGGACGGGGGAAAAATTGTCCAGGAAACCAGGTTATGGGACGATACCCGCGGTTTGACTGATACTATGCGTTCAAAGGAACAGGCGCATGATTACCGCTATTTTCCCGAGCCGGACCTGCCTCCGTTTGAGTTTAGCAAACAATGCATAGAGGAATTAAGGAAAACTATACCGGAACTACCCGAAGTCCGCAAGCAGAGGTTTATTAAAGATTTTTGCTTGTCTGTTTATGATGCGGATGTTTTAA
This region of Elusimicrobiota bacterium genomic DNA includes:
- a CDS encoding class A beta-lactamase-related serine hydrolase, producing the protein MVIRKREIFFQTAIFIALFSASVTKYAYIQRKIVYNDLNKEVMENVYSFPGEVGLYIKDLKTGAVITYNEDKKFASASLVKLPIMVATYQAVEDGNITLKEQLILTRSLKAAGSGTLKSCRRGSKFCIYDLIYHMITESDNTATNMISNKLGYGYINWVFKNKLNLQVTRMDRGIMDLKMRRYGVENYTTAREMGDILEKMYNKQLVSEKASEEMLTILQQQKHKDRIRRFLPKDLNVANKTGLLRDICHDAGIVFTDKGDFIVCVLTSDFGSYKLAKNLIGEVAYKTYRCY
- a CDS encoding NUDIX domain-containing protein, translated to MMIRVENLQKEIVWTFPKGHIEKKETAQEAALREVVEETGYNCEILKNIDSVQYWFKDKEKLIKKTVKWFLMKPLEKIKEPDSEILEIRWQEFREAEKNLNYKNDKELLKKAINQNV
- the gatB gene encoding Asp-tRNA(Asn)/Glu-tRNA(Gln) amidotransferase subunit GatB, translated to MYKPVIGLEVHVQLKTKSKMFCGCSTEFGSQPNTNICPVCSGQPGVLPVANKKAIEFSLKTALALGCKINYFSIFARKNYFYPDLPKDYQITQYEEPFGYDGFVEIGAKKIRVKRVHQEEDTGKLLHAIGSRELDYSLVDFNRCGIPLMEIVSEPDMYSPEEAYAYLSTLKTILQYLEISDCDMEKGSLRCDANVSVMKADADELGTKTEIKNMNSFKAVREALDYEIKRQIQVLQDGGKIVQETRLWDDTRGLTDTMRSKEQAHDYRYFPEPDLPPFEFSKQCIEELRKTIPELPEVRKQRFIKDFCLSVYDADVLTKDKPLAQYYEKALSFVNPSAGKILANWITTELLGRLNSENLNISQAPVSCENMAELVKLIENNTISGKIAKTVFAEMFTSGKMPSVIVKEKNLVQITDETEIKKIVEQVISENQKAADEYKAGKKQALGSLVGAVMKKTEGKANPQTVNKLLQELLKTEGGGD